The Arachis hypogaea cultivar Tifrunner chromosome 19, arahy.Tifrunner.gnm2.J5K5, whole genome shotgun sequence genome has a window encoding:
- the LOC140182393 gene encoding GPN-loop GTPase QQT2-like — protein sequence MDSTDSSAVQAKDKEKEQLTENMNKLHIEGSSSFGNGSPNFRRKPVIIIVVGMTDTGKTTFLHTLVCHTQMSNIRGYVVNLDPAIMTLPFAANIDIRDTVVDTPRSENPTTFMSNMLYACSILYKTRLPLILAFNKVDVAQHEFALEVFFILEESYYCFVY from the exons ATGGATTCCACCGATTCTTCGGCAGTTCAA GCAAAAGATAAAGAGAAAGAGCAGCTCACAGAGAATATGAACAAATTGCATATTGAAGGATCATCATCATTTGGGAATGGATCACCTAACTTCAGAAGAAAACCGGTCATTATCATAGTTGTAGGAATGACAG ATACTGGGAAAACAACATTTCTTCATACGTTGGTTTGCCACACACAAATGTCGAATATTCGGGGTTATGTGGTCAATCTTGACCCAGCTATCATGACCCTGCCGTTTGCTGCAAACATTGATATTAGAGATACTGTTGTTGATACACCCCGTTCAGAAAATCCCACCACTTTCATGAGCAACATGCTTTATGCTTGTAGTATCCTCTACAAGACCAGGTTACCTCTTATCTTGGCTTTCAACAAGGTTGATGTAGCTCAGCATGAATTTGCCTTGGAGGTATTCTTTATTCTTGAAGAATCTTATTATTGTTTTGTTTACTGA